The segment ATTGCTATAATGTTTCAGCTTGATATTTTTCTTTATTTATCTTATTTTTATTAATAATTATTGTTATAGTTATTAATATTTTTATTATTTTTACCCTTCCTATGGATTTAGATCAACTCTGGCAAGCTGTTTTAGGTGAAATGGAGCTTACTCTTTCTAAAGCAAGTTATACTACCTGGTTTAAATTAACCTATATTCATTCTTTTGAAAATGGGAAGATTGTTATTTGTGTACCAAATACCTTTACCCAAATCTGGCTAGAAAAAAAATATTATCAAGATATTATCGCTACCGTTAAAAATATAAGTAAAGAAAATGTCAAAGAAATATCTTGTAAGATTGAAAATCGTCGATACACTCCGGTTAAATCTTCAACAAATCAATCTATTGCAAAAACACTAGGAGCAACAACCCCATCACCAGAAACACCAAAAAAATTAGGTATTAACCGTTTTGGTCTTAATAATTACTATACTTTTAATAGTTTTATAGTTGGAAAGGGAAATGAATTAGCTTATGCCGCTTGTCAGGCAGTAGCCGCTAATCCGGGTAAAGCCTATAACCCCTTATTTATATATGGGGGTGTCGGACTTGGTAAAACTCACCTTTTACAAGCCATTGGAAATGAGTTATCAAAAAATTCTGATAAAATCCTCTATGTAACTTCAGAAAAGTTTTCTAATGATTATATTAACGAAGTTAGATCAGGTCGAGCCAAACAATTAAAAGAAAAATATCGGAATGTTGATCTATTATTAGTTGATGATGTTCAGTTTATGGCTGGAAAAGATGGAACTCAGGAGGAATTTTTTCATACCTTTAATGAATTACATCAAACAAATAGACAAATCGTTCTAACCTCTGATAGACCACCAAAGGCCATTCCTGCCCTTGAAAAAAGACTGTTATCACGTTTTGAGTGGGGGATGATTGCTGATATTACTCAACCTGATCTTGAAACTAAGTTAGCTATTCTGGAAAATAAGTGTCATGAAAAGAATTTTCCCCTCCCAGATGATATTCTTATGTATATAGCACATAATATCCAAACTAATATTAGAGAGCTTGAGGGGGCATTAACACGCCTTATAACGCATTATGAGTTCAACAACCTTCAGCCAACCCTTGAACTAACTAAAGGTATTTTAGCAGCCACCTTAGTTGAATTTAGAGAAAATTCTATTACTAGTAAGCATGTCGTTGAAGCTGTAGCAAAGTTTTTTGATATTGATATGAAAGATTTAATTGGAAAAAGTCGTAAAAAAGAATTAGTAACACCAAGACAAATTGCTATGTTTTTATTACGTGAAGAAATAAGTGCATCATTTCCAGCCATTGGCCAAGAAATTGGAGGTAGAGATCACACCACGGCTATTCATGCTTGTAATAAAATAAATGAAGATTTAAAAAATAACCAAAAACTAAAACAACAATTACTTTCGATTCGCCAACTTTTACAGGTGTAGATAAGTCTGTTGAT is part of the Candidatus Falkowbacteria bacterium genome and harbors:
- the dnaA gene encoding chromosomal replication initiator protein DnaA, coding for MDLDQLWQAVLGEMELTLSKASYTTWFKLTYIHSFENGKIVICVPNTFTQIWLEKKYYQDIIATVKNISKENVKEISCKIENRRYTPVKSSTNQSIAKTLGATTPSPETPKKLGINRFGLNNYYTFNSFIVGKGNELAYAACQAVAANPGKAYNPLFIYGGVGLGKTHLLQAIGNELSKNSDKILYVTSEKFSNDYINEVRSGRAKQLKEKYRNVDLLLVDDVQFMAGKDGTQEEFFHTFNELHQTNRQIVLTSDRPPKAIPALEKRLLSRFEWGMIADITQPDLETKLAILENKCHEKNFPLPDDILMYIAHNIQTNIRELEGALTRLITHYEFNNLQPTLELTKGILAATLVEFRENSITSKHVVEAVAKFFDIDMKDLIGKSRKKELVTPRQIAMFLLREEISASFPAIGQEIGGRDHTTAIHACNKINEDLKNNQKLKQQLLSIRQLLQV